GAGGGCTGGATGCCTTCGTTGGGTTCATCGAGAAGCAGCACTTTCGGGTCTGCTGCCAGCGCGCGGGCAATGGCAAGCTGCTGTTGCTGGCCGCCGGAAAGCACACCTCCCGGTCGATCGAGGTTGGCCATCAGGTATGGAAAAAGTTCAGGGACCAGTGCGGGAATTTCGCGTTTGCCATCAGCACGCGCAAAGGCGCCCATCAGGATGTTTTCGCGGATGGTAAAATCGGGAATGATCTCCCTTCCCTGGGGGACATAGGCGATACCGGCCCTTGCCCTCATATGCGTCGGGGAAGAGGCGACGTCTTTTCCTTCCAGATACATCTCGCCCGTCATCCGGTCGGTTAGCGCCATCAGGGTTTTCAACAGCGTCGTTTTGCCGGTGCCGTTACGGCCGAGGATGGTCGTGATCTTGCCGGCCGGAATATCGAGCGTGACGCCGTGCAGGATATGGCTGCGGCCGTAGTAGCTGTGCACGCCTTTTAATGACAGCATCAGGATATTCCTTTCGAACCGAGATAGGCTTCACGGACCTTGGGATTGCGCTCGATATCTTCGACGCTTCCTTCCGCGAGAACCTCTCCGAGATGGAGAACGGTGATGTACTCGGCGATCTCGCGGACGAACCCCATGTCGTGTTCGACGACGAGGATCGTATGGCGACCTTTGAGATTGTTGATGATTTCTGCGGTCTTGCGGGTTTCCGCCTGGGTCATGCCGGCTGTCGGCTCGTCCAGCAGAACCACCTTGGGATCCTGCACGATGAGCATTCCAAGCTCCAGCCACTGTGTCTGACCATGGCTGAGATAGGCGGCTGTCGTACCCTGTTCAGCATCGAGGCCCGTGAGCGCCAGAACGTCGTCTACACGGCTTGCCTCGGAACGCGAAAAGCCGAACCGGAGATTTGCAAAGACCGAAGGCTTTCTGCAATTGGCGACCTCCAGGTTCTGACGCACCGTCAGTTCACGGAAGACGCTGGGAATCTGGAATTTTCGGCCGATCCCGGCACGCGCAATTTTGTGCTCAGGCCAGTTGGTGATGTCGGTGTCGTAGACGAAAACCTTGCCCTGCGTGCTGCGCGTCTTGCCGCTGACCAGATCCATCAGGGTTGTCTTTCCGGCGCCATTTGCGCCGAGCAACACACGCAACTCGCCGTCGCGGACGGTGATGCTGACATTGTTGACGGCTCTGAAGCCGCCGAAATCGACGCTGAGACCGTCGATGGTCAATGCGATTGCACTCATATCACAATGCCTCGCTTTGTTGCTGCAACGGTGAAGGCGCCGCACCTGGTTTGACCCGGCGAATAAATGCCCGCAGAACGTCATGCGCGACGCCGCCAAGGCCACGCGGCATGAACAGCACGACGAGCATGAAGATGAGGCCGATGATTGCTTTCCACGCCTCAACCAGCGCCTCGGTCTCGCTGACCTCTGCCTCGATCATGTTGATGAGGATCGCGCCGATGCAGGCGCCGAGCAGGGATGAGCGACCGCCGACGGCCGCCCAGACGACCATCGTGACCGAAAAGGAAAGATCCATGAACGTTGGCGAGGCGAATTCCGCGACAACCACGTAAAGCATGCCGGCAACACCGGCGATGCCCGCCGAGATGACAAAGAAGAATACCTGGTAGAGCGAGACGTCGAAGCCGAGATAGCGGGCGCGCACTTGGTCATCGCGGATCGCCTGCAGGATCATGCCTGCGCGGGTTTCGACGACAAGGCGGGCGCCGATGAGCGCCAAGGACAGGCATACGGCACACAGGTAATAGGTCGCCCGGCTGTAGGGATCGAATTCGATGCCACCGATCGTCAGCCAGCCGAGATCGGTCAGGCCGTTGAAACCATTTGTAATCGGTTGCGCATCGACCATGACGAGGCGGACGAGAAGGACGAGCGCCAGTGTGATGATCGACACGAAGACGCCGGAAATGCGTTTGCGGAACACCAGCATGCCGAGCGCGCCGGCAATCACTACAGGAAGCATGATGCCGAGCACGAGGCCCACCGACTGGCTTTGAAACGGAAGCCAGAGGAAGGAGCCCTTGTTGATGCAGCAAAGTTCCGTCGGTGCGCCGGGTTCGGCATTCCATAGCATGAAATCCGGAACCGGCTTGTCGGAACCCTGTTGCAGACTGGTCAGGCTTGACAGTTTCAGGGACATGGCAAGCATGTAAGCGCCAAGGCCGAAAAACAGCCCCTGGCCGAGATTAAGAATTCCGGCGTAGCCCCATGTCAGCGCAATGGCGACACCGAGCATGCCGTAGACAAGATATTTTGAAATGCGGTTCAGCCAGAATTCGTCGCCGAAAACGGGTGCCGCGAAAATCACTGCGATGAAGAGCACATAGGCAGCGATCTGGAATTTCCGTTCGATGCTCATGTCAGCGCCCCTTGAACGAGAACAGCCCGCTGGGCTTTACGAGAATGACGAGGATGACGACTCCGAAAACGACCGCGCGTGCCAGAATGTCGTTCGTTCCGATGGCCACCAGCGCATTGATTTCCCCCAGAAGCCCTGATGAAAGGGCCGTACCGAAAAGGCTGCCGACGCCGCCTGTCACCACGACCATGAAACCGTCGACGACCATCGTCGTGCCCATATCCGGGAAAACGGTCTTGAAGCCGGACATCATGACGCCCGCGACGCCGGCCAGACCGGAACCGAAGGCAAAGGTGAGCGCGTTGATGCGCTTCACATCGATGCCGCAGGCCGCAGCCATTTTTGGATTACGGATGATTGCCCGCACCTGCATGCCTGCCGTCGTGCGATAGAGAATGAACCATGTCGCCAGCGTCAGCGCGGCTGTTACCGCAATGATGAAGGTGCGGTAAGCGTTGATGGCGGCACCGGCAAACCTGAAGGTGCCTTGCAGGTATGAAGGCACTGCGACGTTTTGCAGCCCGGCCCCGAGGCCTTCGATATGGATGCCAAAAAAGGTGAGGCCGAATTCGAGCCTTACGGCCTGCTGCAAAAGGATGGCAATACCCCAGGTGGCGAGAAGCGTGTCGAGCAGGCGGCCGTAGAGCCGTCGCACGACCACCCGTTCGATTGCCAGGCCAAGCAATGCCGTCACGACAAAAGCCAGCGGTATTGCCAGCAGAAGGCTCGTTTTCAGCCAGATGCCCGAGAGAACGGCGACATAAGCGCCGATCATGACCATTTCGCCGTGGGCCATGTTGATGACGCCCATGGCGCCGTAGGTGATGGCGAGGCCGAGTGCCACCAGAAGAAGGATCGAGCCGAGACTGAGGCCGATGAAGAGAATGTCGAGCATAACGCCACCGTTCATGAGAAGGGCGGGCCAGACTTTTTCCTGCTCCTGGCCAATCCCGAATGTGGGTTGGCGCGGCACAGAGGAAAAAACACAGATCCGCCTTGCCGAGACATTGTCCCGCCAAACATGGTTGGCGGGACGACGCGGGGAGGGGTCAGCCCTTGAGCTTTGCTGCGTCGAGACCGTTGCTGGTGCAGAACAGATTGCTTTCCGTCTCGCCATAGGCCGAGTAGGGCAGCGGCTTGATCGGCGCGGGATATGCGTTGACGACCTTGCTCTGGCCATCCGGTTGCCATTGCCCGATGCGCGGTGTCAGCCAGCAATGCAGGTTGTCGGGGTCGGTGGTCACCTTGCCGCCGGGTGCTTCATAGGTCTGGCCGCGTATGCCGGCCCGGATCGCGTCGGCAGATAGATCGCCGGATTTCTCCACCGCCTGCTTCCAAAGGAATACCTGGAAATAGGCGGCCTCGAGCGAATGGTATGTCACGGCTTTCGGATCGTTGACGAAGGTCCTGAAGCGGTCGATGAAGCTCTTGTTTTCAGGCGTTTCGATCGACATGAAGTAGGGGAAGGATGTATAGCTGCCCGCCGCATATTCGGCGCCCATGGCCGCGATCTCGATCTCGGACGTCACCGTCGCGCAGATCGGGATAACCTCCTGTGAGAGGCCCTGGTTCTTGAACTCGCGGTAGAAGGCGATGATCGAGTCTCCCACGACGTTGGAAAGAACGACATCCGCGCCCGATTCCTTGATCTTGCTGACCATGACCGCCCATTCCGAGTGGCCAAGTTCCAGATATTCGTCCGCGACCCATTCCGCACCGGCCGCTTCGATCAACTTCTTGGAAACCTTGGCCATCTCGCGCGGATAGACATAATTCGAGCCGACGATGAAGAACTTCTTCTTGCCCAGTTTCTCGACGATCCAGGGAATGTAGTTGGAGAGCTGCTGGTTTGGAACCGCGCCGGAATAGACGACGTTGCGCGAGCATTCGAAGCCCTCATAGTGCGTCTGGTAGAACAGCATCGCGCCGCGGCGTTCGAAGATCGGCAGCACTGCCTTGCGGCTGGCAGAGGTGTGGCAGCCGAATACGGTGGAAATCTTGTCCTTGACGATCAGCTTCGACGCCTTTTCGCTGAAGGTTTTCGGATCGGACGCCCCATCTTCCACGACGACTTCTACCTGGCGGCCGAGAACACCGCCCGCCGCGTTGATTTCGGCCACGGCCATCATGACGCCGTTGGCCAGAAGTTTTTCGGCGACGGAAAGGCCACCCGTCTGGGAGTAAAGCGCGCCGACCTTGATGGCGTCGGCTGCAAAGGCCCGGCCGCCCAAAGCCGGCAGGGCAAGTGCGGCTGAAGCGGTGGCTGCGGTTTTCAGAAATTCACGTCTGTTGAACACCATCTTGGTTCCCCTTTTTTTGATTGGCGCACGCAGTGGCACTGCCCGGCTCTGCGGCGAGGCTTTCATGCCGAAAAAGTATTGGAGGGCTGACGTCACTGTCAGCAGACAACAAAAAACCCGCGAGGCTTGTCACAGCCTGCGGGCACCCTTGCCATCAACGCATCACGGCTGTGCCGCGTGCAACAGCGGCACATGGCTTCGTCAAACGAAGGGATGTGCCGGAGGTGTTCATCTGGAACACATGAAAAACTAATCATGTTTTTGGGAAGGGCGCAAGAGCTGTTCAGCGTTGATAATCGAATTGGCTATTTCATCGATCGGCACGCGCCGGGCCATCGCCTGCTCGCGCATTTCGCGATAAGCCTCGTTCTCGCTCGTGCCGCGATTGGCCATCAGAATGGCCTTGGCCCTGGCGAGCTTCTGGTCTCCCAATACCTTGCGTTTGTATTTGCGTGCCTCCTTCACGAGTTTTTGGCGCTCGAGCCAGAGGCTGCGGGCGATGGCGAGATTGGTCAGCAGGCCGAAAGGTTTGATCGGTCTCTCGACGATGGCGAGCGCGCCGCTTTCCAGAACGATCTGCAACGTCGAGGGGTTTTCGTAACCCACGATGGCGAGCATGGTCGGAGCGGGATTGGGGAGACACTTCAGCAGGCGTTCGATCTCCGGTCGCGCCTCATCTTCCATGGCAAGGAAGACGACATCTGTACCATGCGGCAATTCGGCGGGCACTGGCCAGAGGAAGCTGACGGTACAACCGATGCGGCGCAGGTGATCGACCAGGAACTCTCCTTCGGATGTCCGGGGGTGGATGACCAGAACCTTGAGATCCCGCAAATCTCTAAGAAGGGCGAAAGACATCGTCACTCCCCCCTCAGACCTGAACACGATGGTGAAAAATCTGCGTCAAGTCCGGGCGATATTCGCGCATGAACGGATCCGGCGCCACCCGCACCGACGGATCATAGACAATGTCATAGCCGCCCTGCGCATTCACCCTTGCAACTCTTGGCCACAGATGCGTGTGGTTCGTCTGCCGATCGATCTTTACGGCACCCTGCGGGGCATCATACTCCACCTCGTAGAGGGCGGGCAGAAGGTGTTCCAGCCCCTCGCTGCCGGCCCGTTGCAAAGCCGCCGCATAGAGATAGACCTGGAAATAGGCCGCCTCGGCCGGCGCGGTCGGCAGCATCTGCTGGCCATAGCGGTTCTGGTAAGCCGAAACGAACGCGCGAGAGCGGGGCGTATCCAGAGAAGCAAAAAACGGCGCTGCGGTGATATGACCTTCGGCCACCTCCGGCCGCATTCGGATCACGTCGGCCTCGCTTGTCGATTGACTGGCAATCGGCATGGTCGCTGCATCGAACCCCGCCTCCTTGAACGCCGTATAAAACGGAATGATACCGTCGCCGACGATCGTCGAATAGATGACATCCGGTTGCGCAGCTTTAATGTGCCGGATGATTTTGGCGACGTCCTCGGTTTTGAGGTTAAGCGGGACGTACATCTCGTCCAGAACCTGTCCGCCCAACTGAAGAAAGAGGTCGCTGATCGTCCGGTTCGATTCATAAGGATAGACGTAATTCGACCCGACCAGAAAAACACGCTTTCCATAATGCGTGGTGAGGAAGTCGACCAATTGCACGGAATTTTGATTGGGGGCGGCACCTGTGTAGATGCAGTGTCGGGAGTATTCGAAACCCTCGTAAAGCGTCGGGTAGAACAGCAATGCATCACGGGCCTCGATGACGGGCAGAGCTGCTTTGCGAGTGCTCGACATGTGGCAGCCGAAGACGACGCGGACCCGATCTTCGTCGCAGAGCCTGACCGCAAAGTCCCTATAGAGACTGGGGGTTGATTGCGGATCGTAAGCTACCGGTTCGATCGCCCGACCGAGCACGCCGCCCGCTGTATTGATTTCGTCGATCGCCAGCAAGCTCGCGGCTCTCTGGGTTTTTTCGACGGCTCCGGTCACGCCCGTCTCGGAAAACAGCACGCCGACCCGCCAGCTTTCTGAAGTCATCATCGCCACCAAAAAATAAAAAAGCTCCCGCCCGTTTCCGGTCGAGAGCTACCCTGCTCATGGAATATCAGCGACCCATTGGGGCCTGCGAAAAGATGATGGCAGTTTCCGCGTCCTCTGACAATAGCTGAACCGTAAGCGCCTTCTAAGACCATGCCATCGGAGTGTTGGTGTTGCCGGAAGTAATGGTTGGCGTGATCGAGCTGATGCGGCGCGGATCGTTACCGCCCATATGAACGGCGTCTGTTGACCACATGTCACGCGGGCCGCCCGGTTATTGCCTGAAACGGCTCGGCAGAAACGGAAGGGCTTCGCCGCTGATGCGATTTTCGAGTGCGTCGAGCACGAGATCTGCTGTCTTGGGAGCGGCGGCAATGCCGACATGCCCGTGGCCGAATGCGGCGACAAGACCAGGGTGCCGCGACAGCGGGCCAATCACCGGCAGGCCATCCGGCGTGGAGGGACGATGCCCCATCCAGAGCCGAAGCGTGGGGGTCTTGTCCGTGGATAGATAGGGGTAGCTCGCCAGGGCATGCCGTTGCAGCACCCGCGCGCGCTCCCAATTCGGAGGCTTATCGACCGATGCGAGCTCGACCTGGCCCGAAAGGCGCAAACCCATGTCTGTCGGTGTATTGGCCATCCGGCCGGTGCTCGGCATCACGGGGATCTCGAAAGGCGTTTGCCCCGATGTAACGGTCACATGGTAACCCCGTTCGCTCTGCATCGGAATGCGCACGCCAAGCGGGCGCAGCAGATGGCCGGAATGTATGCCGGCGGCCACGACGATGCGGTCGGCAGATAACGTCTCGCCGCCCTTGAGCACGGCCTGCGGTGCCGGGCCGTCGAGGATAGCGGTTACGGCGGATTGGTGGAATTGCACACCCCTGCGCCGCGCGGCGTCCACAATGCCGGCCACATAGCGCCCGGTGTCTCGGCAATGGGCGCCGTTGACCACATGGACGGCGAACCGGTAGGCAGGGCCGAGCGCCGGCAGCCTTTCGCGGATTTCAGCCTCATTCCATTCCGCATAGGCAACGCCATTCTCGCGACGCAGCTCCCAGCTCAGTGCTTCCGCCTCGAAGGAGGCTCGGTCGGGATAGGCGTAGAGCAGCCCTTTTTGAAGAATAAGCTGCTCCTGTCCGGTCTTCCGCGCGAGCTCCAGATGCCGTTCGGGTCCATCGTGCAGCAGGAAGTTCAGTAATTTCGCCGTCCGGCGCACGCGTGCCTTGCTCGCACCGGCCCACAAAAAACGGAGGAGCCACGGCGCCAGCTGCGGCAGCGACATCCAATCGATCGTCAGCGGCCCGTTTCGGTCGAGGAGGAAGCCGGGAACTTTCCGCCACAGGCCAGGCATGCTCATCGGGATGATCGATGCCGGGCTGATCCAGCCGCCATTGCCATAGCTTGCGCCGGCTTCACTGCCTGGCGCATTGCCATCGCAAAGTGCCACATCCCAGCCCGCTTCCGCCAATCTTAATGCTGTGGTGGCACCGATGATGCCCGCGCCGACCACGATTACCTTGCCTGTCATTGCCGTTTTCGTCCTGCTCTCAGGAAAGTCCGCCATGGAAATGGCTGAGGAATTCCCGCGTTTTCGTCTCGCGGGGTTCGTTGATGACTTGGCGCGCATCGCCCGACTCGATGACGAAGCCGTCCTGCATGAAGATGACGGTGTCGGCGACATCGCGGGCAAAAGCCATTTCATGGGTGACGAGGATCATCGTCATCCCCTGTTCGGCAAGCTGGCGGATGACCGCCAATACTTCACCGACCAATGCCGGATCGAGTGCCGAGGTGGCCTCATCGAACAGCATGACTTCCGGTTTCATGGCCAGTGCCCGGGCAATCGCCACGCGCTGCTTCTGTCCACCGGAAAGCTGCTCCGGGCGTGCATCGGCTTTCTCGACCAGCCCGACTTTGGAGAGAAGCTCCATCGCGAGTGCCCGCGCAGAATTGCTGTCCTGTTTCAACACGCTCACCGGCCCGATCATCACATTGTCGATGACGCTCATGTGCGGGAACAAATTGAAGTTTTGAAACACCATTCCCGTATTGGCGCGGAAGGTTGCCAGATCCCGGTCGCGCATGGCGACGTGGCCCGAGGAAAAGTCCATCCGCCTTCCGCCGATGGTGATGCAGCCCGCATCAGGCAACGACAGCAGATTGAGGCTGCGCAACAGGGTGGATTTTCCCGAACCGCTCGGCCCGATCATCGCCACGACATGACCGCGTGGCACGGAAAGATTGATATCTTTCAGGACCTCCAGCGGTCCGAAGGACTTCTTCAGGCCCACGACCTCGATCATCGGTTCCGTGCCGGCCATCGTCTGGATCTCGTTATTCATGTCTTGCGGCCCTCCAGCCAATGCGCCAGGCGTGTCATGGGAAACAGGACGGCCAGATAGATGGCTGCAATCAGGGTGTATGTTTCGAGCGGCCGGTAGGTGGCGGATGTCACCAGTTGACCTTGATAGAGCAGGTCGGGCACCGCGAGCACGGAGAGAAGCGAGGTGTTCTTGAGCTGCAGGACGGACTGGTTCACCAGTGGCGGCACCATGCGGCGCAATGCCTGCGGCAGGATGATCTTGGCCATCAACTGGCCTCGCCGCATGCCGATCGCGCGGCCCGCATCCCATTGTCCCGGATCGATCGAGACGATGCCGCCCCGGATGATCTCGGCATAAAACGCGGCGCCGTACATGGTCAGCGTGATGAAAGCCGCCATCGCTGGCGAGATCTGAATTCCGACCAGCATGGGCAGGGCATAATAACACCAGACCAGTTGCACGAGGACAGGTGTACAGCGGAACAGTTCCACGATCGTCATGATCGGAACGGTAACGACTTTCATCCCAGAGAGCCGGGCAAGAGCGAAGACCGTGCCGACGACGATTCCAGAGATGATGGTCAGAACAGTGAAGCCGACCGTATAACCCAAGCCTTGAAGAAACAGGCCGCGGTACTGCCAAAGGCCGGAGAAGTCCCATTGATACTGCATCACAGCGCGCTTTGTTCTGCCCGGCGGAATATCCGCGGAGAGGTTGATGTAAAGAGCCACTCGCCAAGCGTCAGGATGTCGAAGACGGGAAGGCCGAGGGCTGCCGAGATCGCCTGTGCAAAGGGCGGCATGTTGGTGCATTCCAGCACGATCGCGCCGACCGAGGGATGCTCGGCGATGAGCTTTCGGGCAACATCGATCACTTCGGCCTCCAGTGCCGCATGATCATATGCGGCGGAGCCCTCGATGAGCGCATGAAATGCGCCGCCGGCGGGCACCCCGCGCACGGGCACCGATGGATCGGCCCCGCAGGCTTCGAACACGTCGGGACCGAGGCTGGCGGCATCATAGGTTATCACGCCGGGACGCAGCCCGGCGCCAAGCGTCATTTTCACCATGGGCAATTGCATCAGGCTGGAGGCGGCGACCGGCACACCGAGCGCCTCGGCCAATTTTCGCTGATGTCGCGCCATGAAGCCGCAGGACGTGATGATTGCGCTGCAGCCCTCCGAGATAAGCTCTCGTCCGGCGGCGATGAAATCTTCGACGAGACCCTCGCCGCCCGCACGGACGACGAGTGAAACGGACGCACCGCGCACTTTGCGAAACTTGACTGGAAAACGCCATGAGCCGGCATGGCCGACATCGCCAGGTGGACGTTCGAACGTCGTGTCCAGCATGATGATGCCCAAGGCACCTGAGGAAGCGGACATGGGCGTGCCTGTCAGAATGTCAAATTTGCAGGCAGCGCAGCCTTGTCGACACCGACGAGTGCGAGGCTCTCGACAATCCAGTTCGAGATATTGCCTTGCCCACGGCGTTCCGCAAGCCAGGTGTCGACATAATCGCGGAACTCGCCATTCGGATCGCGGCGCACGCCGATTGTCGTCGGTTGGCTCGCATGGGGCTCCGGAATGATGAGCTTGACGTTCGGCGCAAGGTGCTTCGTCGTCACGACGGCGAGCAGGGCGACCTGGATGATGGCGTCGGCGCGGCCCGATTGAAGCGCCAGAATGGTCTCATCGGCAGATTTGAGCGCAACCAGCGTGCAGTTCGGTAGGTTCTTGCGGGCGAAATTGTCCTGCGTCGAGCCAAGGTCGACGGCTACCCGCATCTCCGGCTTGTTCATCTCCTCCCACTTCGTCACTTCCAGGTCCTTGCGGGCAACGAGGGTGAAGGTATTGTCCATCAGCGCCTTGGTGAAGTCGACAACCTTGGCGCGCTCTGGATTGTTGCTGAGCCCGAACATGATGTCGATCTTGTCGCTTTGCAGATCGATCACGGAATTGCCCCAGGTCGTCTCGACCAGCTCCAGTTTGACGCCGATATGTTGCGCCAGATCACGGCCCATTGCGACGCAGAAACCTTCCCACTCTCCGGTTGCCAGGTTCTTGTGATAATAAGGCTCGGTGCCTGCAAATACGCCGATCCGCAACGCACCACGAGCCCGGATTGCTTCGAGTGTTGCGCCTTCGGTTGCTGCGAGAAGTGCGGAAGATGGGAGGAGTGCTGCAGCGCCTGCAAGCAGCATTACTCTTCCGAAGTCACGTCTGTTCATGGCCATATCCCCAGTTGATTATTCGTTCCCTATTGCGCCTTGCGGGCGATCAATGCGTTGTCGCGATTGATTTTATTGGAAAGCACGACCGAATAGGTCACGCTCTCGATTTCCTCGATCCGGGCAAGCTCTTCGATCAGGGCTTCCAGATCTTCCAAAAAATTGACGTTCACACGGCAGAGGATGTTTGCCGGGCCGCTGATCGCATCGGCGGTCGAGATCTCCGGGTAGCCGCGCAATACCACGAATAGCCTTTGCGTGGCGCGCATGGCGGTGGTGATGAAGATATAGGCTGAAACGCTCTGATCGATCTCGCGGCGACCGACGATCGCGCGATAGCCGAGAATGACGCCGCGGCGCTCCAGCCGCTCGATGCGCTCCTGGACACTCGATCGTGCGAGGCCGACACGTCGGGCCAATTCACTGGCAGGCACGCGCGCGTTTTCCTCCAGGATGCTGAGCAGATTGCGGTCAATGCTGTCGCCGTAGTCCATGTCGTTCCCACTTTCTTTTGTGGAAAGACTGCGTTCAAACTTTCCCAAAGAAAAGCATTGAAAAATGGGTTCTTCATGACTTTTATTCATGATCCCGAACAGGAGCTTCGTCATGCGCCGTTTTCTGCCATCCTTGAGTGCCCTGCATGCATTCGATGCATCCGTGCGTCACTTGAGTTTTACCAAGGCGGCCGAGGATATGGGGATCACCCAAAGCGGCATCAGCCGGCAAATAAAAAACCTTGAAGATTTTCTGGGTCTTACCCTGTTCGAGCGCGCCGGGCCGAAGCTGATCCTGACGGAGGAGGGCACGCGGTATTATGATGAGATTTCGCGCCTTCTCGATAAGCTGGAAGATGTCTCCATCGATGCCGTCCGCGGTCGAAAAGCACAGAGCATGCTGAAGATCGGCTTTCCGCCGACACTGATGCGGCGCTGGGGAGCGTCGATGCTGACCGCTTTTGCAGCCGCGCATCCCCAGACATGGTTCGAGGTTTATCCTTGCCGTCACGATCTCGACTTTGCGACATCCGAGCTGGATCTGGCGTTTCTGCGCGGCACCGGAAATTGGAGCGGAGCGCGCAGCCAGCTGCTCTTCGACGAGGAATTGGTTGTAGTTGGCGCACCGAAGCTGATGCCGCTGCAAGGCCTGCCGAACGACGAGGCGCTGCTGGAATATCCGCTGATCCAAAATTCCAGCCGCCCGAGCCTGTGGCTGCATTGGCTGCGGGGTGCAGGCGTGCATTATAAGAGCCGCATTTATGGCCCGCGCCTGCCGAACTTCGATATGATCCTTGAATGCGCCATCAACGGTATGGGACTGGCAATCGTTCCCGAACTCCATGTGCGCACCGAACTGGCCGCAGGGATTTTGAATCCCGCTCTAAACAGGTTTCAGACATCGGGCGAGGGCTTTTATCTCTGTTTCCCGCAGGCGCGGATGAACTCGGCCAATGTGCGGATCTTCCGCGACTGGTTTGCTACCGAATTCGCGCGCCGGCGGCAATTCCTGCCTCTGGCGCATCCCTTAAATCAAAAATAGGACTTCTCTATGGGCTTCAGCTCAAGCGGATCTTCTCCCCGCTTCAATAGCCAGGAATAGACCGGCGGCACTCGGTCTGCGATGGATTCGACGTGAACGTCAATGAAGCAAGGTCCGTCCTCGTGGGCGAAGGCGGCTGCGAGTGCGCCGTCGAGTTCTGAACCTGTCTTGGCTGTCCATGCCTTGAGGCCATAGGCTTCCGCGATTGCCTGACCGCGCGGCGCCAGAAAGTCCACGCCAAAGCACTGATTGTGACCTTTGAGCCGGTGGAGGCCCTTGATCCAGCCGAATGTGCCATTGTTGAAGAGGATAAGGATTGCCGGCACCTGCAAGCGCACCAGCGTTTCCAATTCGCCGACCGTCATGCCGAACGATCCGTCACCAAAGAGACCGATCGGCCTCTTGGACGGATCGGCCCGCCAGGCCCCGACTGTGGCGGGAAGGGCCGAACCGAGCCCACCGAAGGCGCGCGGGATGGCGAAACGCGTTTCACGATCATTGATTTTAAGGAAGCGCGTCATGTAGGGCGTCGGTGTGCCAGCGTCGGAGTAGATCAACGCTGGTTTGCAGGAGGCATGGAGCGCCTCGTTGAAGGCACGTACGGCCCTCTCCGGTCGCAGT
The DNA window shown above is from Agrobacterium tumefaciens and carries:
- a CDS encoding NAD(P)/FAD-dependent oxidoreductase, coding for MTGKVIVVGAGIIGATTALRLAEAGWDVALCDGNAPGSEAGASYGNGGWISPASIIPMSMPGLWRKVPGFLLDRNGPLTIDWMSLPQLAPWLLRFLWAGASKARVRRTAKLLNFLLHDGPERHLELARKTGQEQLILQKGLLYAYPDRASFEAEALSWELRRENGVAYAEWNEAEIRERLPALGPAYRFAVHVVNGAHCRDTGRYVAGIVDAARRRGVQFHQSAVTAILDGPAPQAVLKGGETLSADRIVVAAGIHSGHLLRPLGVRIPMQSERGYHVTVTSGQTPFEIPVMPSTGRMANTPTDMGLRLSGQVELASVDKPPNWERARVLQRHALASYPYLSTDKTPTLRLWMGHRPSTPDGLPVIGPLSRHPGLVAAFGHGHVGIAAAPKTADLVLDALENRISGEALPFLPSRFRQ
- a CDS encoding amino acid ABC transporter ATP-binding protein, yielding MNNEIQTMAGTEPMIEVVGLKKSFGPLEVLKDINLSVPRGHVVAMIGPSGSGKSTLLRSLNLLSLPDAGCITIGGRRMDFSSGHVAMRDRDLATFRANTGMVFQNFNLFPHMSVIDNVMIGPVSVLKQDSNSARALAMELLSKVGLVEKADARPEQLSGGQKQRVAIARALAMKPEVMLFDEATSALDPALVGEVLAVIRQLAEQGMTMILVTHEMAFARDVADTVIFMQDGFVIESGDARQVINEPRETKTREFLSHFHGGLS
- a CDS encoding amino acid ABC transporter permease, which produces MQYQWDFSGLWQYRGLFLQGLGYTVGFTVLTIISGIVVGTVFALARLSGMKVVTVPIMTIVELFRCTPVLVQLVWCYYALPMLVGIQISPAMAAFITLTMYGAAFYAEIIRGGIVSIDPGQWDAGRAIGMRRGQLMAKIILPQALRRMVPPLVNQSVLQLKNTSLLSVLAVPDLLYQGQLVTSATYRPLETYTLIAAIYLAVLFPMTRLAHWLEGRKT
- a CDS encoding aspartate/glutamate racemase family protein; this encodes MSASSGALGIIMLDTTFERPPGDVGHAGSWRFPVKFRKVRGASVSLVVRAGGEGLVEDFIAAGRELISEGCSAIITSCGFMARHQRKLAEALGVPVAASSLMQLPMVKMTLGAGLRPGVITYDAASLGPDVFEACGADPSVPVRGVPAGGAFHALIEGSAAYDHAALEAEVIDVARKLIAEHPSVGAIVLECTNMPPFAQAISAALGLPVFDILTLGEWLFTSTSPRIFRRAEQSAL
- a CDS encoding transporter substrate-binding domain-containing protein — protein: MNRRDFGRVMLLAGAAALLPSSALLAATEGATLEAIRARGALRIGVFAGTEPYYHKNLATGEWEGFCVAMGRDLAQHIGVKLELVETTWGNSVIDLQSDKIDIMFGLSNNPERAKVVDFTKALMDNTFTLVARKDLEVTKWEEMNKPEMRVAVDLGSTQDNFARKNLPNCTLVALKSADETILALQSGRADAIIQVALLAVVTTKHLAPNVKLIIPEPHASQPTTIGVRRDPNGEFRDYVDTWLAERRGQGNISNWIVESLALVGVDKAALPANLTF
- a CDS encoding Lrp/AsnC family transcriptional regulator, whose translation is MTKLLFGIMNKSHEEPIFQCFSLGKFERSLSTKESGNDMDYGDSIDRNLLSILEENARVPASELARRVGLARSSVQERIERLERRGVILGYRAIVGRREIDQSVSAYIFITTAMRATQRLFVVLRGYPEISTADAISGPANILCRVNVNFLEDLEALIEELARIEEIESVTYSVVLSNKINRDNALIARKAQ
- a CDS encoding LysR substrate-binding domain-containing protein produces the protein MRRFLPSLSALHAFDASVRHLSFTKAAEDMGITQSGISRQIKNLEDFLGLTLFERAGPKLILTEEGTRYYDEISRLLDKLEDVSIDAVRGRKAQSMLKIGFPPTLMRRWGASMLTAFAAAHPQTWFEVYPCRHDLDFATSELDLAFLRGTGNWSGARSQLLFDEELVVVGAPKLMPLQGLPNDEALLEYPLIQNSSRPSLWLHWLRGAGVHYKSRIYGPRLPNFDMILECAINGMGLAIVPELHVRTELAAGILNPALNRFQTSGEGFYLCFPQARMNSANVRIFRDWFATEFARRRQFLPLAHPLNQK